Part of the Benincasa hispida cultivar B227 chromosome 11, ASM972705v1, whole genome shotgun sequence genome, CTGCTAAAGAGCCAAAGGCAGAGATCGAAGAACCGATTCAAGCAAGACAAGAGacaacacaactacacaagcaGCAAACAATGCAGCGGCCTCGAATTGTAGTACAGAGACGACCACAAGGCGCTCCATCTTCAATGAACAGAAGCATTCCACCTACAATGAGTACAAGCAATTCAGAAGCTAATCTAAGCAACCAAGATGCCTATGAGATCAGGGACACCAATCCTCAACTCGGCGAGCAATGGCTGAATGGAGGAGCGTATGGTGGAAGAGGTTGGCTAAGTGGTGAGCGACACACAAGCACTTATGATCTTGTCGAGCAAATGTTCTATCTCTACGTACGAGTAATGAAAGCAAGGGATCTACCTCCCAGTTCCATCACTGGAGGTTGTGATCCTTATGTGGAAGTGAAGCTTGGAAACTATAAGGGGAGAACGAGGCATTTTGACAAGAAGCAAAATCCAGAATGGAATCAGGTTTTTGCTTTCTCAAAAGAACGCATACAGTCCTCTGCACTTGAAGTTTTTGTGAAGGACAAAGAAATGCTCGGAAGAGATGATTACCTTGGCCGTGTGGTGTTTGACTTGAATGAGGTTCCTACTCGAGTTCCCCCAGATAGTCCATTGGCTCCTCAATGGTACAGATTGGAGGACCGGCGTGGAACCGGCAAGGTAAGGGGAGAAATCATGGTTGCAGTTTGGATGGGAACACAAGCTGACGAAGCCTTCCCAGAGGCATGGCATTCTGATGCAGCCTCAGTATTTGGAGAGGGTGTTCATAATGTAAGATCAAAGGTTTATGTCTCTCCAAAGCTATGGTACCTAAGGTTAAATGTGATTGAAGCTCAAGATGTAATCCCCAATGACAGAAACCGTCTTCCAGATGTTTTTGTCAAAGTACAGGTTGGAAATCAGGTACTCAGAACAAAGATCAGTTCAACAAGCACCAACAATCCATTTTGGAATGAAGATTTGGTATTTGTGGTAGCTGAGCCTTTTGAAGAACAAGTGCTAATCACTATTGAGGACAGAGTACACCCTTCAAAAGAAGATGTCTTGGGGCAGATCAGTCTCCCTCTCGACATGTTTGACAAGCGGCTCGATCATAGACCAGTCCATTCACGTTGGTTCAATCTTCAAAAGTACGGTTTTGGAGTCCTAGAAGCAGATAGGCGGAAGGAACTCAAGTTTTCAAGCAGGATTCACTTGAGAGCTTCTCTTGAAGGTGGATATCATGTACTAGATGAATCAACTTTATACATCAGTGACCAACGACCAACTGCAAAACAGCTGTGGAAACAACCAGTAGGAATATTGGAGGTTGGAATTTTAAGTGCTCAAGGACTACTTCCAATGAAGATGAAGGATGGGAGAGGAAGCACAGATGCTTATTGTATTGCCAAGTATGGTCAAAAATGGGTTCGAACTAGAACAATTCTCAACACTTTCAGTCCCAAATGGAATGAGCAATACACATGGGAAGTCTATGATCCATGTACAGTGATTACTTTGGGAGTTTTTGACAATTGCCATTTAGGGGGAGGTGAAAAACATAATGGAAGCAATGGAGCAAGAGATTCAAGGATTGGAAAAGTTCGAATTCGACTATCGACACTCGAAGCTCACAAAATCTACACTCATTCTTATCCACTTCTGGTTTTGCACCCCAATGGAGTAAAGAAGATGGGAGAGCTTCAACTTGCAGTTCGCTTCACCACCCTATCTTTGGCAAACATGATATACATCTATGGAAATCCATTGCTTCCAAAGATGCACTACCTTCAACCTTTCACGGTGAACCAAATAGAAAATTTAAGGTATCAAGCTATGAACATAGTAGCAACAAGGCTCAGTCGAGCTGAACCGCCTCTAAGAAAAGAAGTCATTGAGTACATGTTAGATGTTGATTCACACATATGGAGCATGAGAAGAAGCAAAGCTAACTTCTTCCGAATCATGTCATTGCTTTCGGGAATGATTTCAGTCACTCGATGGTTTCGTGAAGTTTGCAACTGGAGGAACCCCATCACATCTGTGCTTGTGCACATTTTGTTCCTTATCTTGATTTGGTATCCAGAATTAATACTTCCCACTATTTTTCTATATATGTTCCTCATTGGCCTATGGAACTACAGGTTTAGGCCAAGGCACCCACCTCACATGGACACTAAGCTCTCCTGGGCCGAAGCAGTGAACCCTGATGAGCTCGACGAGGAATTTGATACATTCCCAACTTCCAAATCGAACGACTTGGTTCGCCTAAGGTATGACAGGTTGAGAAGTGTTGCAGGGAGGATCCAGACAGTTGTAGGGGACATAGCAACACAAGGAGAAAGAGTTCAGTCTCTCCTCAGCTGGAGGGACCCTAGAGCCACCAGCCTTTTCATAGTATTTTGTCTTTGTGCTGCTGCTGTGCTATATGCTACACCTTTCAAAGTGGTGGCTTTGGTTGCAGGTTTATATTGTTTGAGACATCCAAAGTTTCGCAGCAAGCTACCATCAGTACCTGGCAATTTTTTCAAGAGATTGCCTCCTCAAACAGACAGTTTGCTATGAGTTACAAGGTCAATTGTGTCAATACTTAAGTCAAATGTATTTTCCTTCCAGATTGAAACTTGTTTCTTTTGTCATAATAATAGGGTTCAAAATTCATGGCCATGCTTGCTTATGTTAGAGTACGGTCATAAATCATAAAGAACTAAAATTTGCAATAGAATTATGAATTTAACTTGTTTGgcaatatataattgaacttagCACCAAAGAACTTTTCCAATTTGGtctaatatatatttcaatttcatcattaataTTGCTATATCATCAAAGTATTAAGGTAAACTTTCAATCTAATAATAGCCGTATGACAAGAACTTTATTATGTGGTGTAGGAATCGAACCTTTGACCTCAAGGTCAATAATATAAACTTTATGTCAGTTAAGCTAGACTCATGTTGACATGTGCAAATCATTTTAATGTAtgattttaacattttattgtttgataccaaaaaaaaaattgaaaaaccaaTGAGACCTTGAAAAGATCATTAaccaaattgaaaaagaaaccaCAAATATTTGAGACTCAAGCATACAGTACTCTGATTGTAACTCGTTGCAAAtgcaaattaatcaaatatggCTATGCACCATGGCTTCTTTTCAAATGATTCTCTCATGTATTTCATCAGCTAGAAGACAATGATACAATTGAAGAAGAAGTACATATCTTCTCACTATCAGTAGTCAAAGGAAGCTACATAACGCAAAATTTGATGAATGTTCACTGGAAAATTCATTCGGACACATAATTTCAAATCTAGAATCCTTGTAACAAAAAAAGAACAAGAAGATTGTAGGGATCAAATTCCACGAGAAAAGTATCAGcaccaaagaagaaaatatcTAGAAAACAAGTTCGTGCGGCTTCATGCCTGCCTTTAGAGAGAACCTTGCAGCTAAGTAGGTCTTCAACTCTGAGACGGCCTCAATGGACTTTAGGAGAGCTGAGTCCACGGCCTTCTGATCATCTTTTTTGTCTTGTGGAAGTGCACTTTTTTCCTACATGTAACAAGGGTAACCAGAAGTTAGGACAAAGAAATGATAAAACTTAGTatttgaaagggaaaaaaagattagaaaaaagaaaactacgAACCTCCTTCTCTTCCTCGAAAAATTCTCCTtctcccttctttttcttcttctgaaCTTCCTTGGAGAAATATTTGTCATCAAACTTCTCCACATTAACTCCTGCAACATCCACCTTGGTGGAGGTCGCAATCACGTATGACTGATTCACACGCCTCAAAGGTACACCATTGACCTTGAATGGACCTAAAAAGACAAACTTTAAATTCAGATAATCCCTAGCAGGTGCAAGAATTGCAGATTTAAAATCAAAGACCACATCTAATCACTACTTCATATGCATTCCTTCTCCCAAACATACACTACTATCCACATTACCAAGCCAACCCCTACCTGATATTGTACATGAAGCTTAGAGAATTAAGACTTTTTTCAACCACTTTCATCGAGAAAAAACTAAAGAATACAAGGacataaaagaaattaaagcaCCTGAAAAAAGAACCCTATCAGTGCTTTTTAAAGCTCAAGGCGCAATAACGCGCAATAGTCACCTAGAGCTTAAACACAGCAGAAAAAGGAGCGGGCTTTTTTCGGTGTGCGCATTATATATAATACATTAAAAAGAGAAAGCATagttgaagtggaaatatggaagaaaaaaaCACCAAACACAATAAATTTTGCATTTAgtaaacttgatttttttagttaataatGAAGGAAGACCTCTAATTATTACTTCTTTTTAGGCTCAAAGTCTTGGACCTTGAAGCTTCACAAAAGACACGCGCTTGATGCGCGCCTTATTTTTTAGGCTTGCCTTTTCGAGGCAAGGGCCAGACCTACACCTTGAGCCTAGGAACGCACCCAAGagggttttttaaaacattgaacCCCATTAAAGAAACAGGGCCGGTCAATCAATCAAAATAATGCTTATAGAATAATTACAAAGGAAAACATAAAACCTAATAAGGCCTGAAAGATCATTACACTCCTTATCCAACCCACTAAACACTTGGTTGTTCCTTTCCCCAATCCCCATAAAGATTCCATATGAGAGTACACACCCTCACCAACCACAAGAAGCGATCTTTCTCAGGAAAGGCCAAAAGAAGTAGGAACTCCCTAATCAACACTAATGTAGTGAGCGGTGAGCACAAAACCAAATGTCTGGAAGAACAAATTCCAAACAGAAATAAAGTGCACAAACACAAATCTCCATAGGATGTAATCGAGGTCATCCTCTACCTTCCAACAAAATACAACAAAAAGGACCCACCAACAAAGGCATCCGCCTTGAAACCCAGTCCAAATTGTTTACTTGCCCTGTCTACTGTGTAGAACTTGCCAAATAAAGAATCTCACTTTCATCCGACATTTTGGTTGTATTAATAGTTTAACCTCTAACTCAAGACATGTAAAGACCAATAGCAGAGCATATAGTCAAATAGGAGTCATAAACATTCAGTGGTATGTAAAGATCATTGGCAGGGCAGAATGCAAGGCATGAGATATTTCAATATTAATTGGTTGCGAGCTAAAACTATTGATACTACCAAAATGTAAAACCCAAATAATCCTACTTATTTCTCAAAGGTAAACAATATGCAGGCAACACGTTTAAGATAACATGTAAACCTAAACCAAACAATTGTTAAGATGTTAAGATATCACAAAGGAGACTTCCAATGCAAATCTAACACAAAGTATACAATGAatgtaaagaaaagaaaagaaaactcaaTCCCCATGAACAGGTAATAAAACCTCCCAACCCCCAACACGAGGTGATAGTACATCAAAATTTACAAACAACGACAATTAGAGAAAATCGTCACCCGTCACTAGAAGCAACCCAGATGGAAGTTGCTTCAAGAACACAACTCTCTTTCCCTTGAACCTTCCAGTAAGAATGATAAGCACAGTTCCAGGAGTAATGCTAGACCTGCAAATGGAATAATTTAATTGAACAGGACccaatgtttattattttggaaaatGAACAATATCACTTCTGTTCACGCAATTCAAAACCGAAAACTCAAATAAAGTGTAAAATAAACCCAGTTTTCATTGTTCACCCAGGTGTAAAAATACCCCTTTTTCATAGCTACGGCATGAAGGGTCCCTCGTCTAAtcaggagaaaaaaaaaatacccataTCGAGATTTTACTTTGTTAATCCCACAATTTACTCCAATTCCTCGGTTTCCCAGCCATACCAAAGTTGAACAAACAGCAAACAATATAAGTTCCAAGACGTGCAGTTAGAAGAACAGGCAAAGAAAGAACATTGAGAGAGATCTACCTAAGTTTAGTGGGCTTAGCCTTGCGCTTGTTGACAAGGGGTTTCTTGACATCGTCGGCAGGGTAAAATTTCGGCGGCTTCTCAGCTGGGGCGTCGGGCTTAGGTTTGGCATCGTGGCGAGGGAAGACACCTCCATTTTTGGCCTTGATTGCCCAGAGACCTCGCTTGTGGTACATCTTGGACCTCGAGTATTTGCCAACCCCTCGAATGAGATCGGGGTTTCGGCTAACTCTTGGTTTCTTCGGAGCCATTGATGAATTTCTGAGAATTTGGCAGCGTCGTCTCCTCTGTTCCACTCGCCAAGACACTCTAGGCTatgataataatatatatatattctaaaatCATTGGGCTTTCTTCtacttaacaaaaaaaaaaggggccTTTAATGTTTTCAGGCCTTATTCTTGTTTCATAAACACatatgataataaaatataatatgataataaaataaataataaaataagaaaggaGAGA contains:
- the LOC120090002 gene encoding FT-interacting protein 1, producing the protein MKQLVVEVIDAHDLMPKDGEGSASPFVEVDFQNHISRTKTVPKSLNPIWNQKLSFNFDETQNHQYQTIDISVYHEKRLIEGRSFLGRVRISCSNIAKEGEETYQIFHLENKWFFSAVKGEIGLKIYVSPPKKSPIIPKESPISDPPPTREVSNPPITTALAAVTEPEAVPVSDIQGEPKKDVLKISPSKYSNSTLPVAEFPIRDTAKEPKAEIEEPIQARQETTQLHKQQTMQRPRIVVQRRPQGAPSSMNRSIPPTMSTSNSEANLSNQDAYEIRDTNPQLGEQWLNGGAYGGRGWLSGERHTSTYDLVEQMFYLYVRVMKARDLPPSSITGGCDPYVEVKLGNYKGRTRHFDKKQNPEWNQVFAFSKERIQSSALEVFVKDKEMLGRDDYLGRVVFDLNEVPTRVPPDSPLAPQWYRLEDRRGTGKVRGEIMVAVWMGTQADEAFPEAWHSDAASVFGEGVHNVRSKVYVSPKLWYLRLNVIEAQDVIPNDRNRLPDVFVKVQVGNQVLRTKISSTSTNNPFWNEDLVFVVAEPFEEQVLITIEDRVHPSKEDVLGQISLPLDMFDKRLDHRPVHSRWFNLQKYGFGVLEADRRKELKFSSRIHLRASLEGGYHVLDESTLYISDQRPTAKQLWKQPVGILEVGILSAQGLLPMKMKDGRGSTDAYCIAKYGQKWVRTRTILNTFSPKWNEQYTWEVYDPCTVITLGVFDNCHLGGGEKHNGSNGARDSRIGKVRIRLSTLEAHKIYTHSYPLLVLHPNGVKKMGELQLAVRFTTLSLANMIYIYGNPLLPKMHYLQPFTVNQIENLRYQAMNIVATRLSRAEPPLRKEVIEYMLDVDSHIWSMRRSKANFFRIMSLLSGMISVTRWFREVCNWRNPITSVLVHILFLILIWYPELILPTIFLYMFLIGLWNYRFRPRHPPHMDTKLSWAEAVNPDELDEEFDTFPTSKSNDLVRLRYDRLRSVAGRIQTVVGDIATQGERVQSLLSWRDPRATSLFIVFCLCAAAVLYATPFKVVALVAGLYCLRHPKFRSKLPSVPGNFFKRLPPQTDSLL
- the LOC120091987 gene encoding 60S ribosomal protein L6-1-like translates to MAPKKPRVSRNPDLIRGVGKYSRSKMYHKRGLWAIKAKNGGVFPRHDAKPKPDAPAEKPPKFYPADDVKKPLVNKRKAKPTKLRSSITPGTVLIILTGRFKGKRVVFLKQLPSGLLLVTGPFKVNGVPLRRVNQSYVIATSTKVDVAGVNVEKFDDKYFSKEVQKKKKKGEGEFFEEEKEEKSALPQDKKDDQKAVDSALLKSIEAVSELKTYLAARFSLKAGMKPHELVF